One genomic region from Raphanus sativus cultivar WK10039 unplaced genomic scaffold, ASM80110v3 Scaffold2218, whole genome shotgun sequence encodes:
- the LOC130505373 gene encoding indole-3-acetic acid-amido synthetase GH3.5 — translation MPEAPKFESLDAFDLTLDEKNKRKLQLIEELTSNADQVQRRVLEEILTRNADVEYLRRHDLNGRTDREIFKNVMPVITYEDIQPEINRIANGDKSPILSSKPISEFLTSSGTSGGERKLMPTIEEELDRRSLLYSFLMPVMSQFVPGLDKGKGMYFLFIKSESKTPGGLPARPVLTSYYKSSHFKERPFDPYTDYTSPNETILCPDSYQSMYSQMLCGLCQHQEVLRVGAVFASGFIRAIKFLEKHWTELVRDIRTGTLSSLITDPSVREAVAKILKPSPKLADFVEFECKKRSWQGIITRLWPNTKYVDVIVTGTMSQYIPTLDYYSNGLPLVCTMYASSECYFGVNLRPLCKPSEVSYTLIPTMAYFEFLPVHRNSGVTNSINLPKALTEKEQQELVDLVDVKLGQEYELVVTTYAGLCRYRVGDLLRVTGFKNKAPQFSFICRKNVVLSIDSDKTDEVELQNAVKNAMTHLVPFDASLSEFTSYADTSSIPGHYVLFWELCLDGNTPIPPSVFEDCCLAVEESFNTVYRQGRVSDKSIGPLEIKIVEPGTFDKLMDYAISLGASINQYKTPRCVKFAPIIELLNSRVVDSYFSPNCPKWIPGHKQWGSN, via the exons GACCTCAACGGTCGCACAGACAGAGAGATTTTCAAGAACGTGATGCCTGTTATAACCTACGAGGATATCCAGCCTGAGATCAACAGGATTGCTAACGGTGATAAATCTCCTATCCTCTCTTCAAAGCCCATCTCCGAGTTCCTCACTAG CTCTGGGACATCTGGTGGAGAGAGGAAGCTAATGCCGACAATCGAAGAAGAACTAGACAGAAGATCGCTTCTCTACAGTTTCTTGATGCCTGTAATGAGCCAGTTCGTTCCTGGTCTCGACAAAGGCAAAGGAATGTATTTCTTGTTCATCAAGTCTGAATCCAAGACACCAGGAGGCCTACCTGCTCGTCCTGTCTTAACCAGCTACTACAAATCTTCCCATTTCAAAGAAAGACCCTTTGACCCTTACACCGACTACACAAGCCCCAACGAGACCATCCTTTGCCCTGACTCTTACCAGAGCATGTACTCTCAGATGCTCTGCGGCTTATGCCAACATCAGGAGGTTCTTCGAGTCGGTGCTGTTTTCGCCTCTGGTTTCATCAGAGCTATCAAGTTTCTTGAGAAGCACTGGACCGAGCTGGTACGTGACATCAGAACCGGTACACTAAGTTCCCTGATCACTGATCCTTCGGTGCGTGAGGCGGTTGCTAAGATCCTTAAACCGAGTCCAAAACTCGCAGATTTTGTGGAGTTCGAGTGCAAGAAGAGATCCTGGCAAGGGATTATCACTAGGTTGTGGCCTAACACAAAGTATGTGGATGTGATTGTGACCGGGACAATGTCTCAGTACATTCCAACTTTGGATTACTACAGCAATGGCTTGCCTCTTGTTTGTACAATGTATGCTTCCTCCGAGTGTTACTTTGGTGTCAACTTAAGGCCACTCTGCAAACCCAGCGAGGTCTCTTACACGCTCATACCAACCATGGCTTATTTCGAGTTCTTGCCTGTTCATAGAAACTCAGGTGTTACTAACTCCATCAATCTACCTAAAGCACTCACGGAGAAAGAGCAACAAGAGCTTGTTGATCTTGTTGATGTTAAGCTTGGTCAGGAGTACGAACTCGTTGTCACCACTTATGCCG GGCTTTGTAGATACAGAGTTGGTGATTTGTTGAGAGTGACTGGATTCAAGAACAAGGCACCTCAATTCAGTTTCATATGCCGCAAGAATGTGGTATTGAGCATAGATTCCGACAAGACCGACGAAGTTGAGCTTCAGAACGCGGTGAAGAACGCAATGACACACCTTGTCCCATTTGATGCCTCACTCTCTGAATTCACAAGCTATGCGGATACAAGTTCTATCCCTGGCCATTATGTCCTCTTCTGGGAGCTATGTTTGGATGGAAACACACCAATCCCTCCTTCTGTCTTTGAGGATTGCTGCCTAGCCGTTGAAGAATCGTTCAACACTGTTTATAGACAAGGAAGGGTTAGTGACAAGTCCATAGGCCCGCTAGAAATCAAGATTGTTGAGCCAGGGACATTTGATAAGCTCATGGATTATGCCATCAGCTTGGGAGCATCTATTAATCAGTATAAGACGCCGAGATGCGTGAAATTTGCTCCGATTATTGAGTTATTGAACTCAAGAGTTGTTGATAGTTACTTCAGCCCCAACTGTCCTAAATGGATCCCTGGTCATAAACAGTGGGGAAGTAACTAA